A genome region from Musa acuminata AAA Group cultivar baxijiao chromosome BXJ3-5, Cavendish_Baxijiao_AAA, whole genome shotgun sequence includes the following:
- the LOC135638217 gene encoding probable ethylene response sensor 1, with the protein MEGCDCIEPQWPADELLVKYQYISDFFIALAYFSIPLELIYFVKKSSFFPYRWVLIQFGAFIVLCGATHMINLWTFTMHSRTVALVMTVAKISTAVVSCATALMLVHIIPDLLSVKTRELFLKNKAEELDREMGIIRTQEETGRHVRMLTHEIRSTLDRHTILKTTLVELGRTLDLAECALWMPSRSGLNLQLSHTLHHQMPLGSVVSINLPVVNQVFGSNRAVRIPHTCPLARIRPQTGRYVPPEVVAVRVPLLHLSNFQINDWPELSAKSYAIMVLMLPSDSARKWHIHELELVEVVADQVAVALSHAAILEESMRARDLLMEQNVALDSARREAEMAIRARNDFLAVMNHEMRTPMHAVIALSSLLLETELTPEQRLMIETVLKSSNLLAALINDVLDLSKLEDGSFELEIANFNLHAVFREVINLIKPIAAVKKLSVSVTLAPDLPLCAVGDEKRLMQTILNVAGNAVKFTKEGHISITTSVARSDSSRDPRASEFSPVTSDRHFDLRVQIKDTGCGISPQDLPHIFTKFAHSRNSANKASNGSGLGLAICRRFVSLMDGQIWLESEGIGKGCTATFIVKLGICDPSGNMQQILQTTPSHGDANLPGPRAKFDDENGKFTPMMRYQRSV; encoded by the exons ATGGAGGGTTGTGACTGCATCGAGCCGCAATGGCCTGCTGATGAACTTCTAGTGAAGTATCAATATATATCAGACTTCTTTATAGCCCTTGCCTATTTCTCCATTCCTCTCGAGCTCATTTACTTCGTGAAGAAGTCTTCATTCTTCCCATACAGATGGGTGTTGATACAATTCGGTGCCTTCATTGTTCTTTGTGGAGCAACACATATGATAAATCTCTGGACATTCACCATGCACTCACGAACAGTTGCATTGGTGATGACTGTTGCGAAAATCTCAACTGCTGTTGTATCATGTGCTACAGCTTTGATGCTTGTTCACATAATTCCTGACTTGTTAAGTGTTAAGACAAGGGAGTTGTTTCTGAAGAATAAGGCAGAGGAACTTGATAGGGAGATGGGTATTATACGTACGCAAGAAGAAACAGGGCGACATGTCAGGATGCTTACGCATGAAATCAGAAGTACACTTGACAGGCACACAATATTAAAGACAACCCTGGTTGAACTAGGGAGGACTCTGGATTTGGCAGAATGTGCACTTTGGATGCCATCAAGGAGTGGTCTTAATCTCCAGCTCTCACATACTTTGCACCACCAAATGCCCCTCGGATCTGTTGTGTCCATCAACCTTCCTGTAGTCAATCAAGTCTTCGGTAGTAACCGTGCTGTAAGAATCCCACATACGTGTCCATTAGCAAGGATTCGGCCTCAAACTGGAAGATATGTGCCACCGGAAGTTGTTGCTGTCCGAGTTCCACTATTACATCTTTCAAATTTCCAAATAAATGATTGGCCTGAGCTTTCTGCCAAAAGCTATGCCATTATGGTTCTAATGCTCCCTTCAGACAGTGCAAGAAAATGGCACATACATGAACTGGAGCTTGTTGAGGTGGTCGCTGATCAG GTAGCAGTTGCACTTTCGCATGCTGCCATTTTAGAAGAGTCAATGCGGGCACGTGACTTACTTATGGAGCAAAATGTTGCTCTAGATTCCGCTCGTCGGGAGGCCGAGATGGCTATCCGTGCTCGCAATGATTTTCTAGCTGTCATGAACCATGAAATGCGGACTCCAATGCATGCAGTTATAGCTCTATCATCCCTGCTTCTGGAAACTGAGCTAACTCCTGAACAACGACTGATGATAGAAACTGTGTTAAAAAGTAGCAATCTGCTGGCAGCACTTAtcaatgatgttttggatctttCTAAGCTGGAAGATGGGAGCTTTGAGTTGGAGATTGCAAATTTCAACCTTCATGCCGTTTTCAGAGAG GTCATAAATTTGATAAAACCAATAGCTGCTGTAAAGAAGCTCTCTGTGTCTGTGACATTGGCGCCCGACTTGCCCTTATGTGCCGTTGGTGATGAAAAACGGCTTATGCAAACAATACTAAATGTTGCTGGCAATGCTGTCAAGTTTACGAAGGAGGGCCATATATCAATCACAACATCTGTTGCCAGATCAGATTCTTCAAGAGACCCTCGGGCTTCTGAATTCTCTCCAGTTACCAGTGATCGGCATTTCGATTTGCGTGTACAG ATCAAGGATACTGGCTGTGGAATCAGTCCTCAAGATTTACCACACATCTTTACTAAGTTTGCACACTCCCGCAACAGTGCAAACAAAGCCTCCAATGGCAGTGGGCTCGGCCTTGCTATTTGTAGGAG GTTTGTGAGCCTCATGGATGGACAGATCTGGCTTGAAAGTGAAGGCATAGGGAAAGGTTGCACTGCCACATTCATCGTCAAACTTGGTATTTGTGATCCAAGCGGAAATATGCAACAAATTTTGCAGACTACACCAAGTCATGGAGATGCAAATCTTCCCGGCCCAAGAGCTAAATTCGATGATGAGAATGGGAAATTTACTCCTATGATGCGTTACCAAAGAAGTGTATAA
- the LOC135638219 gene encoding uncharacterized protein LOC135638219 isoform X1, translated as MAKETHIARFQTIKNACDRLRCCSQNESSEDVRSWRRRTTSPSSKPSRTPAIASVVAALVFGVVGARKDDKEEEEVEGEAEMDGDESTPPLLLATLGPRAPAPGDCYCCKSWTN; from the exons ATGGCGAAGGAGACCCACATCGCCCGGTTCCAAACCATCAAGAACGCCTGCGATCGCCTCCGTTGTTGCAG CCAAAACGAGAGCTCTGAAGACGTCCGTTCATGGCGAAGGCGAACCACATCACCCAGTTCCAAACCATCAAGAACGCCTGCGATCGCCTCCGTTGTTGCAG CCCTGGTGTTCGGCGTCGTCGGAGCAAGGAAAgatgacaaagaagaagaagaagttgaggGGGAGGCGGAAATGGATGGCGACGAATCGACGCCGCCGCTGTTGCTTGCAACATTGGGACCCCGAGCGCCAGCGCCCG GGGATTGCTATTGCTGTAAAAGCTGGACTAACTAA
- the LOC135638219 gene encoding uncharacterized protein LOC135638219 isoform X2, translating to MAKANHITQFQTIKNACDRLRCCRIIDKVLLDCRQPWCSASSEQGKMTKKKKKLRGRRKWMATNRRRRCCLQHWDPERQRPGIAIAVKAGLTKTDFDSTV from the exons ATGGCGAAGGCGAACCACATCACCCAGTTCCAAACCATCAAGAACGCCTGCGATCGCCTCCGTTGTTGCAG GATTATTGACAAGGTCTTGCTCGATTGCCGGCAGCCCTGGTGTTCGGCGTCGTCGGAGCAAGGAAAgatgacaaagaagaagaagaagttgaggGGGAGGCGGAAATGGATGGCGACGAATCGACGCCGCCGCTGTTGCTTGCAACATTGGGACCCCGAGCGCCAGCGCCCG GGGATTGCTATTGCTGTAAAAGCTGGACTAACTAAGACAGATTTTGATTCCACCGTCTGA